A region of Sulfurovum sp. DNA encodes the following proteins:
- a CDS encoding beta-lactamase family protein, with protein MKPKCETIKKIPLIVSLAFLIGCTSTPEPKPFHSKLDKYAYVKTYMRWYIKEQMDDKDLVGLSVALVDDQKIVWSEGFGYANKSKGIKATPQTRYRAGSITELFTDMAVMKLAEKGKMNINKPFKTYLPAFSIKSRFGSTNKITPRNMMTHHSGLPGDWLDRMFSPNPLPYTKYVKVIQNEYTAYKPNTIMSYSNLAITLLGHSVERVSGMKYAKYIKKILFKPLDMKHADLRMVLSGKNASKSYNKGREVVELPIGKVPAGALNSSVEDLAHLAMMINANGKYKKHQVLKASTLKKMLTVQNKNVKLDVGNKIGLGYFIDNTLLGKKDKVYYHGGVTISQNAFFCVSPHSKLGVVVMSNNAGTDAEDIAKKLLQKAWEAKTGKKVKRVRPSVAHESDFFGVYATVAGRIIFKENSDDTYIAYTDDGMFKLYKAKNNLYKLVGLTLINHNVFDGVKLYTDIIKGHRVIIAFWKGNKFIVGVRVDNLKPIPHTWRQYVGHYKLNNFEVGGIAVKEIELKIEDGFMLMKQTYRSGKKSTHIITPINDIEAIVEGLGKNMQETVCVKNGVFHTQGLRFKKVIKPPKKIRSYRM; from the coding sequence ATGAAACCCAAGTGTGAAACAATCAAAAAAATACCTCTCATTGTATCATTAGCTTTTTTGATAGGGTGTACTTCTACGCCTGAGCCAAAACCGTTTCACTCCAAATTAGACAAATATGCTTATGTAAAAACGTATATGCGTTGGTACATCAAAGAGCAGATGGATGATAAAGACCTTGTAGGGCTCTCAGTGGCGCTAGTAGATGACCAAAAGATAGTCTGGTCAGAAGGCTTTGGTTATGCTAACAAATCAAAAGGTATCAAAGCAACACCACAAACACGCTACCGTGCTGGGTCTATTACCGAACTCTTTACCGATATGGCTGTAATGAAGTTGGCAGAAAAGGGTAAAATGAATATAAACAAACCATTTAAAACCTATCTGCCAGCATTTAGCATCAAGAGTCGTTTTGGTTCTACCAATAAAATTACGCCACGAAATATGATGACACATCACTCTGGGCTTCCGGGTGATTGGCTAGATAGAATGTTTTCCCCAAACCCATTGCCTTATACAAAATATGTAAAAGTAATACAAAATGAATATACTGCCTATAAACCCAATACTATTATGAGTTATTCAAATTTAGCTATTACGCTTTTAGGACATAGTGTAGAAAGAGTCAGTGGTATGAAATATGCAAAATATATAAAAAAAATACTCTTCAAGCCTCTTGACATGAAGCATGCTGATTTAAGAATGGTACTTTCAGGAAAAAATGCATCAAAGAGTTATAACAAAGGGAGAGAAGTTGTGGAGTTACCTATTGGTAAAGTTCCAGCAGGAGCACTCAACAGCTCTGTTGAAGATCTTGCGCACTTGGCTATGATGATAAATGCTAATGGGAAATATAAAAAACATCAAGTACTTAAAGCTTCTACCCTCAAAAAGATGCTTACTGTACAAAATAAAAATGTTAAATTGGATGTAGGGAATAAGATAGGTTTGGGGTATTTTATCGATAATACATTATTGGGTAAAAAAGATAAAGTCTATTATCATGGCGGTGTTACAATATCCCAAAATGCTTTCTTTTGTGTAAGCCCACATAGCAAACTAGGTGTAGTCGTAATGTCAAATAACGCAGGTACAGATGCTGAGGATATTGCAAAAAAGTTACTGCAAAAAGCGTGGGAAGCCAAAACAGGCAAAAAGGTAAAAAGAGTGAGGCCTTCAGTTGCTCATGAGTCTGATTTTTTTGGCGTATATGCTACGGTAGCAGGGAGGATTATTTTTAAGGAAAATTCAGATGATACCTATATTGCCTATACAGATGACGGCATGTTTAAGCTTTATAAGGCAAAAAATAATCTGTACAAACTTGTAGGACTTACTTTAATAAATCATAATGTATTTGATGGGGTTAAGCTTTATACTGATATCATAAAAGGACACCGTGTCATCATTGCTTTTTGGAAAGGAAATAAGTTTATAGTAGGAGTGAGAGTAGATAATCTAAAGCCCATACCACATACATGGAGACAATATGTTGGACACTACAAATTAAATAATTTTGAAGTAGGAGGGATAGCGGTAAAAGAGATAGAGCTCAAAATAGAAGATGGATTTATGCTAATGAAGCAGACTTATAGATCGGGTAAAAAAAGTACACATATTATAACCCCTATCAATGACATAGAAGCAATTGTTGAGGGGCTAGGAAAAAATATGCAGGAGACTGTTTGTGTGAAAAATGGTGTTTTTCACACTCAAGGGCTAAGGTTTAAAAAAGTAATAAAACCACCAAAAAAGATAAGATCGTACCGAATGTAG
- a CDS encoding tetrahydrodipicolinate N-succinyltransferase N-terminal domain-containing protein, with the protein MALEAITSTDEFKKLVTETTSQKGYKEPIAFGIARVDRGQKNAEKVLQANFPLINWKENFGSAAVFICALQKAKIDVDFSSSEFVATINDNFIANTMAAFAPYIPEATGDAHKNVQVIKTLAAMEDVGKNFRIVFLFEDTNPQSVEAVYLKLYALSLRKVKLREVNLNGAFGILSNVAWVGNVPYELDYLRENEIEMKLNGTYPAIDAVDKFPRFLQHIIPDDNTRILEASKVRMGAQLAAGTTVMPGASYINFNAGTLGPVMVEGRISSSAIVGSGSDVGGGASILGVLSGTDGNPISIGENTLLGANSVTGLPLGDGCIVDAGLTILAGTKIKITTEELKKIAVANPTVKLDNKTVFKGEELQGLNGIHYRQNSTTGEIIARRSTREVKLNKDLH; encoded by the coding sequence ATGGCACTAGAAGCGATTACATCAACAGATGAGTTCAAAAAATTGGTTACAGAGACAACCTCACAAAAGGGTTACAAAGAACCCATAGCATTTGGTATTGCACGTGTTGATAGAGGTCAAAAGAATGCAGAGAAGGTGCTTCAAGCAAACTTTCCACTAATAAATTGGAAGGAGAATTTTGGTTCTGCAGCAGTCTTTATTTGTGCACTTCAGAAGGCAAAGATTGATGTTGATTTTTCTAGTTCAGAGTTTGTAGCGACCATTAACGATAACTTTATTGCCAATACTATGGCAGCATTTGCTCCCTATATACCAGAAGCAACAGGTGATGCACACAAAAATGTACAGGTTATCAAAACACTCGCTGCCATGGAGGATGTTGGTAAAAACTTCCGTATTGTCTTTTTGTTTGAAGATACCAATCCACAGTCAGTTGAAGCAGTCTATTTGAAACTCTATGCACTGTCACTCAGAAAAGTAAAATTAAGAGAGGTAAACTTAAATGGTGCATTTGGTATTCTTAGTAACGTTGCATGGGTAGGTAATGTGCCTTATGAACTTGACTATCTTAGAGAAAATGAAATTGAGATGAAACTAAATGGTACATATCCAGCCATTGATGCGGTAGATAAATTCCCACGCTTCCTGCAACATATTATCCCCGATGATAATACACGTATTCTTGAAGCCTCCAAAGTACGTATGGGTGCACAACTTGCAGCTGGTACAACGGTTATGCCAGGTGCAAGCTACATTAACTTCAATGCTGGAACACTCGGACCGGTTATGGTTGAAGGGCGCATTAGCTCTTCTGCTATCGTCGGTTCAGGCTCCGATGTGGGTGGAGGTGCAAGTATTCTTGGCGTCTTAAGTGGCACAGATGGTAACCCAATTAGTATTGGAGAAAATACTCTGCTTGGTGCTAACTCTGTTACGGGACTACCACTCGGTGATGGTTGCATTGTTGATGCGGGTTTAACAATCCTAGCAGGTACAAAGATTAAGATTACAACAGAAGAGCTTAAGAAAATTGCAGTAGCCAATCCCACAGTAAAACTAGACAATAAAACAGTATTCAAAGGGGAAGAGCTTCAAGGACTTAATGGTATTCACTACCGTCAGAACTCCACTACTGGTGAGATTATTGCACGCAGAAGTACACGTGAAGTAAAACTCAACAAAGACCTACACTAA
- a CDS encoding RNA-binding S4 domain-containing protein — MRVDKWLSAVNVVKRRTVATDMLKSGVVYINEQKAKASKDVKIGDKITIKYLKGSKSYKVLQIPTTKTIPKSQKEEYVKEL; from the coding sequence ATGCGTGTAGATAAATGGCTTAGTGCAGTTAATGTAGTCAAACGGCGTACAGTGGCAACTGATATGCTCAAGTCTGGAGTGGTCTACATTAACGAGCAGAAAGCAAAAGCCTCCAAAGATGTAAAAATTGGTGATAAAATTACGATAAAATATCTTAAAGGTTCCAAGTCGTATAAAGTACTACAGATACCAACGACCAAGACAATACCTAAGAGTCAAAAAGAGGAGTATGTCAAAGAGCTTTAG
- the trpD gene encoding anthranilate phosphoribosyltransferase — MKVMKMSTRKEFEKLFNNEMPEEEARQFLIDFYKRGESGEDIAVAAQVMRKHSIELPLPKDLREKAIDVVGTGGDRSGSFNISTTVSLLLASMGCVVAKHGNRSITSHSGSADVLEALGINLNLPIDAQIKMLEETGFTFIFAMNHHPAMKHIMPIRKSIDHRTIFNILGPLTNPAGARKYLLGVFDPSFIKRMAEALLELDTERAFVVSSHDGMDEISLSDNSSFAYVENGRISEGEVDPETFGFQKASKEAILGGDAQFNAQITHDIFNMKELGPKRDIVLLNTAYALFADGNTRDIQEAVEKAKAAIESGKAAVHLKKIAKVSQKLTL; from the coding sequence ATGAAAGTAATGAAAATGAGTACTAGAAAAGAATTTGAAAAACTTTTTAACAATGAAATGCCAGAAGAAGAGGCACGTCAATTCCTAATTGACTTTTACAAAAGAGGGGAAAGCGGAGAAGATATCGCAGTAGCCGCACAAGTAATGCGTAAACATTCCATTGAGCTGCCACTCCCTAAGGATTTAAGAGAAAAAGCCATTGACGTAGTGGGAACTGGTGGAGATAGAAGTGGGTCATTTAACATCTCAACAACGGTTTCTTTATTGCTTGCCTCTATGGGCTGCGTGGTTGCTAAGCATGGTAACCGGTCCATTACCTCTCACTCTGGTTCTGCTGATGTACTTGAAGCATTAGGAATAAACCTCAACTTGCCTATTGATGCACAAATTAAAATGCTCGAAGAGACAGGCTTTACTTTTATCTTTGCAATGAATCATCATCCAGCCATGAAACATATTATGCCAATACGAAAATCTATTGATCATCGTACCATCTTTAATATTCTTGGGCCATTGACCAATCCTGCTGGTGCAAGAAAATATCTACTAGGTGTTTTTGACCCATCGTTTATTAAACGTATGGCAGAAGCACTCCTTGAACTTGATACAGAGCGCGCCTTTGTAGTAAGTTCTCATGATGGTATGGATGAAATTTCACTTTCTGACAATAGTTCTTTTGCTTATGTGGAGAATGGGCGCATTAGCGAAGGAGAAGTAGATCCTGAGACTTTTGGTTTTCAAAAAGCTTCCAAAGAGGCAATTCTTGGTGGTGATGCACAGTTCAATGCACAAATTACCCATGATATTTTTAATATGAAAGAGTTGGGGCCAAAACGAGATATTGTACTTCTAAATACTGCTTACGCACTCTTTGCAGATGGCAACACAAGAGACATACAAGAAGCAGTTGAAAAGGCAAAAGCAGCCATTGAGAGTGGCAAGGCAGCAGTACATTTAAAAAAAATAGCCAAAGTGAGTCAAAAACTTACTTTATAG
- the tsaE gene encoding tRNA (adenosine(37)-N6)-threonylcarbamoyltransferase complex ATPase subunit type 1 TsaE: MPKEIIASLHEIDQITSYLSKTLPSDAIIFLHGDLASGKTTLTQAIAKERGVESEVTSPTFSLQQCYTNNLYHYDLYRLSHEAFMQMGLFEEFEKTGWHIVEWGSDALKSFLEGVGYNVHIVEIVPHKEKRIYRISS, encoded by the coding sequence ATGCCAAAAGAGATTATCGCATCACTTCATGAAATAGATCAAATTACCTCTTATCTCAGCAAGACGTTACCTTCTGACGCTATTATCTTTTTACACGGTGATCTTGCTTCAGGTAAAACAACTCTCACGCAAGCTATTGCTAAAGAAAGAGGTGTGGAAAGCGAAGTAACTTCTCCTACTTTTTCACTTCAACAATGTTATACCAATAACCTCTACCATTATGACCTCTACCGTCTCAGCCATGAAGCATTTATGCAAATGGGACTTTTTGAAGAGTTTGAAAAAACAGGTTGGCATATAGTAGAGTGGGGAAGCGATGCACTCAAATCTTTTTTAGAGGGTGTTGGCTATAATGTGCACATTGTAGAAATAGTGCCCCATAAAGAGAAAAGAATTTACAGGATATCCAGTTAA
- the lptB gene encoding LPS export ABC transporter ATP-binding protein, whose protein sequence is MHTLEAKHLSKTIKKTKIIHNISLKIRSKEIVGLLGPNGAGKTTSFYMVCGLISATSGEVFLDGKNITTLPLSKRAQMGIGYLPQESSIFKDLTVEENLLIAAEALNLPEETVQPRIERLLEIFNIEPIRNRIGIRLSGGERRRVEIARALVGEPKFLLLDEPFAGVDPIAILDIQNIIHQLVKLDMGILITDHNVRETLDICDRAYVMRSGEMLASGTSKEIANNKNVRKHYLGEHFIF, encoded by the coding sequence ATGCATACACTTGAAGCCAAACACCTCTCCAAAACTATCAAAAAGACTAAGATTATTCATAACATTTCTCTAAAAATACGAAGTAAAGAAATCGTAGGATTGCTTGGACCTAATGGTGCAGGAAAGACCACCTCTTTTTATATGGTTTGTGGACTAATAAGTGCAACAAGCGGAGAGGTTTTTCTTGATGGAAAAAATATAACAACACTGCCATTAAGCAAACGTGCACAGATGGGGATTGGTTATCTACCACAAGAGTCTAGTATATTCAAAGATTTAACAGTTGAAGAGAACCTTTTAATAGCAGCAGAAGCACTGAATCTACCAGAAGAGACAGTGCAACCTCGCATAGAGAGGCTCCTTGAAATTTTTAATATTGAACCAATTCGTAATCGTATTGGTATTCGTCTTAGTGGGGGAGAGCGGCGACGTGTAGAGATTGCCCGCGCACTAGTAGGTGAACCAAAATTTCTTCTGCTAGATGAGCCATTTGCTGGCGTTGACCCAATTGCAATTCTTGATATTCAAAATATTATCCATCAATTGGTAAAACTTGACATGGGGATACTGATTACCGATCATAATGTACGAGAGACACTTGACATATGCGACCGTGCTTATGTGATGCGAAGTGGTGAAATGCTAGCATCTGGAACAAGCAAAGAGATTGCCAATAATAAGAATGTGCGTAAACATTATCTTGGTGAACATTTTATCTTTTAA
- a CDS encoding F0F1 ATP synthase subunit A, which translates to MEGVFTYLGGILGEHNHTAVIVAHLLLVAVIIIFIAMSATKSLGAVPTGTQNVMEAYLEGVIAMGKDVIGEEMARKYLPLVATVGIFVFVSNVIGIIPGFESPTSNINVTLPLALMVFFYYNYEGIKKQGIIHYFAHFAGPVKILAPLMFPIEIVSHISRIISLSFRLFGNIKGDDLFLWVLLMLVPFIAPLPAYLLLTFSALLQTFVFMILIYVYLAGAIAVEEEH; encoded by the coding sequence ATGGAAGGTGTATTTACTTACCTTGGCGGTATTTTAGGAGAACACAATCATACAGCTGTGATTGTCGCACACCTACTACTTGTAGCTGTAATTATTATATTTATTGCAATGTCGGCAACAAAGAGTCTAGGGGCAGTACCAACAGGTACACAGAATGTAATGGAGGCTTATCTTGAGGGTGTCATTGCCATGGGAAAAGATGTTATTGGTGAAGAGATGGCAAGAAAATATCTACCACTTGTGGCTACTGTGGGTATCTTTGTCTTTGTTTCTAATGTCATCGGTATTATCCCCGGTTTTGAGTCTCCAACTTCAAATATCAACGTTACGCTTCCACTTGCATTAATGGTTTTCTTCTATTATAACTATGAAGGAATCAAGAAGCAAGGTATCATACACTATTTTGCACACTTTGCAGGACCAGTAAAGATACTTGCACCTTTGATGTTTCCTATTGAGATTGTTTCTCATATTTCTCGCATTATCTCTCTAAGCTTCCGACTCTTTGGTAATATCAAAGGAGATGATCTTTTCTTGTGGGTACTTCTGATGTTGGTTCCTTTTATTGCGCCACTTCCTGCATACTTGCTGTTGACATTTTCTGCACTATTGCAAACATTTGTCTTCATGATTCTCATCTATGTCTACCTTGCAGGCGCTATAGCAGTTGAAGAAGAGCATTAA
- the gatB gene encoding Asp-tRNA(Asn)/Glu-tRNA(Gln) amidotransferase subunit GatB, translating to MFETVIGLEIHVQLNTKTKLFCSCPTSFAAHQNKNTCPTCLALPGALPVVNKEAAVKAMRLAHAVEAEINEMSRFDRKSYFYPDSPSAYQITQFYEPILRNGKVIIDLEDGSQKVVTITEAHLEADAGKNMHEGNISKVDLNRAGTPLLEIVSAPDMRNTEETIAYLKKIHATVRYLDISDANMQEGSFRCDVNISVRPKGQEAYGTRVEIKNMNSFRFISQAITYEVQRQIEAYEDGIYEKEIVQETRLFDADKGETRSMRGKEEAADYRYFPEPDMRPLAITEEMKERASHIPELPDEKAKRYINELGLKRYDALVITASKEMAYYFEEMLEYGAVPKTAVTWLTSELLGRLNKVGLHIETSPVDAKTLGILVSKIADSTISGKGAKEVLDHMMENKNHDVDAIIDKLGLVQMSDDGTILTIIEEILAANTEKVKEYKNGKEKLFGFFVGQTMKASKGAANPAKVNELLKQCLNG from the coding sequence ATGTTTGAAACCGTTATCGGTCTTGAAATACATGTGCAGCTCAACACAAAAACCAAGCTTTTCTGCTCTTGTCCTACATCATTTGCAGCACATCAAAATAAAAATACTTGCCCTACCTGCTTGGCACTTCCAGGCGCACTTCCTGTTGTAAACAAAGAGGCAGCAGTGAAAGCAATGCGTCTTGCACATGCTGTAGAGGCTGAGATTAATGAGATGTCACGTTTTGACAGAAAGTCCTATTTTTATCCCGACTCGCCAAGTGCTTATCAGATTACACAGTTTTATGAGCCCATTTTACGTAACGGAAAGGTAATTATAGACCTTGAGGATGGCTCACAAAAGGTAGTGACTATTACAGAAGCACATCTTGAAGCAGATGCAGGAAAAAATATGCATGAGGGAAATATCTCAAAAGTTGATCTTAATCGTGCAGGAACACCTTTACTTGAAATTGTCTCCGCACCAGATATGCGTAATACAGAGGAGACGATTGCTTACCTAAAGAAGATCCATGCAACAGTACGTTATTTAGACATTAGTGATGCAAACATGCAAGAGGGGTCATTCCGTTGTGATGTAAACATCTCAGTACGCCCAAAAGGACAAGAAGCATATGGTACACGTGTAGAGATTAAAAATATGAATTCCTTCCGATTCATCTCTCAAGCAATTACCTATGAAGTGCAGCGCCAAATTGAGGCATATGAAGATGGCATCTATGAGAAAGAGATTGTTCAAGAAACACGTCTCTTTGATGCTGATAAAGGTGAAACCCGTTCCATGAGAGGAAAGGAAGAGGCAGCAGACTACCGTTATTTTCCTGAACCAGATATGCGACCACTTGCTATAACAGAGGAGATGAAAGAGAGAGCAAGCCATATCCCTGAACTCCCTGATGAAAAGGCTAAGCGCTATATAAATGAACTTGGGCTTAAGCGTTATGATGCACTGGTTATCACTGCAAGTAAAGAGATGGCATACTATTTTGAAGAGATGCTTGAGTATGGTGCAGTTCCCAAAACAGCAGTCACATGGCTTACTTCTGAATTACTTGGACGTCTAAATAAAGTAGGTTTACATATTGAAACATCGCCAGTAGATGCAAAAACATTGGGGATATTGGTTTCTAAGATTGCGGACTCCACAATTTCAGGAAAGGGCGCTAAAGAGGTACTTGACCATATGATGGAGAATAAAAATCATGATGTTGATGCAATTATTGATAAGTTAGGGCTAGTACAAATGAGTGATGATGGTACTATTTTAACGATTATTGAAGAGATTCTTGCTGCCAATACCGAAAAAGTAAAAGAGTATAAAAATGGTAAAGAAAAACTCTTTGGGTTTTTTGTTGGGCAAACGATGAAGGCAAGTAAAGGTGCGGCCAACCCTGCAAAAGTGAATGAGTTGCTTAAACAGTGTCTTAATGGATAG